In Patescibacteria group bacterium, a single window of DNA contains:
- a CDS encoding pilin has product MMKKILKIKGLAVIALGVILMSPVSAFAYELLEPLPGLNETDVTLSSYLSWLFPFALTVTAVLAVVMIVIGGLQLAGGGSEGLKTAGKKRIESAIYGLLLAVSAYLILYTINPNLVNMSLGIDPITKKEDPVDISAPIIPPASGYYFSYQSSNGSRAIGPYDDMDKCKSASDAIKAGDSYNITMDCYFHELNLKK; this is encoded by the coding sequence ATGATGAAAAAAATATTAAAAATCAAAGGATTAGCAGTCATAGCGCTTGGCGTGATCTTAATGTCGCCCGTGTCAGCCTTTGCCTATGAACTGCTTGAGCCGTTGCCTGGCCTTAATGAGACAGATGTTACTTTGTCTAGTTATCTTAGCTGGCTTTTCCCTTTCGCCCTTACTGTGACGGCCGTGCTTGCTGTAGTTATGATAGTGATCGGCGGTTTACAACTTGCCGGCGGGGGAAGCGAGGGGCTTAAAACAGCCGGGAAGAAAAGGATTGAAAGCGCTATCTATGGGTTGCTCCTTGCCGTGTCAGCTTACTTGATCTTATATACCATAAATCCGAATTTGGTTAATATGAGTTTAGGTATTGATCCGATTACAAAGAAGGAAGATCCTGTGGATATATCAGCACCTATTATTCCTCCTGCCAGTGGTTATTATTTTTCTTATCAAAGTTCTAATGGCAGTAGAGCTATAGGTCCTTATGATGACATGGATAAGTGTAAGAGTGCTTCTGATGCTATTAAAGCAGGTGATAGTTATAATATAACTATGGATTGTTATTTCCATGAATTAAATTTGAAAAAATGA
- a CDS encoding DUF87 domain-containing protein has translation MINLFNTDKKNKDTEIMPVFPEQVYETGVMELQDIIAPSALEINSSNVRIGEKVARTFFVVSYPRFLASNWFSPIINLDKVFNISIFIHPVETSVVLRQLQKKVAEVQSQIHIREEKGLVRDPVLDTAYQDLENLRDQLQQATEKLFNIGLYLTVFADDLDELNKIESEVRTILESKLVYVKPALFQQKEGLESVLPLGTDKLEVSSRLNSSPLSSIFPFVSFDLTSDKGILYGINRHNSSLVLFDRFSLENYNSVVFAKAGSGKSYTTKLEVLRSLMFGTEVIVIDPEREYEYLAEAVDGRYFNISLSSKHHINPFDLPVPAEGESPEDVLRSNIISLVGLFRIMLGGLTPEEDAILDRAITETYASRDITPESDFSKAVPPILSELEMVLASMEGAESLAERLSKYTKGTWSGFINQPTNVDINRNFVVFSIRDMEDELRPVAMYLITHFIWNAIRKNIKKRLLVIDEAWWMMKHEDTASFLFGIAKRCRKYYLGLATITQDVNDFLKSPYGLPIITNSSIQLLLKQSPASIDIVQKTFNLTDEEKFLLLESDVGEGIFFAGMKHVAIKVLASYTEDQIITSDPAQLMAIKKAKEDFNQN, from the coding sequence ATGATTAATTTATTTAACACAGATAAGAAAAATAAGGATACGGAGATAATGCCTGTTTTCCCTGAGCAGGTTTATGAGACGGGCGTAATGGAGCTGCAAGACATTATCGCTCCGTCAGCCTTAGAGATAAATTCAAGCAATGTAAGGATAGGGGAGAAAGTCGCAAGGACTTTTTTTGTGGTTTCTTATCCGCGTTTTCTTGCTTCAAATTGGTTCTCGCCGATTATTAACTTGGATAAAGTTTTTAATATTTCAATATTTATCCATCCAGTAGAAACGTCAGTCGTTTTAAGACAGCTTCAGAAGAAGGTTGCCGAAGTGCAGTCTCAGATACATATAAGAGAAGAGAAAGGGCTAGTCCGAGACCCCGTCCTTGATACCGCTTATCAAGATCTTGAGAATTTGCGCGACCAGCTCCAGCAAGCGACAGAAAAACTTTTTAATATCGGTTTATATCTTACTGTCTTTGCCGATGATCTAGACGAATTAAATAAAATTGAGTCAGAGGTGCGCACTATCCTTGAATCAAAGTTGGTATATGTGAAGCCGGCATTATTCCAGCAAAAGGAGGGTCTTGAGAGCGTGCTTCCTTTAGGCACAGACAAGCTTGAAGTTTCTTCAAGGTTAAATTCATCCCCGCTTTCAAGTATTTTTCCTTTTGTTTCTTTTGACCTTACTTCAGATAAGGGAATTTTATACGGTATAAACAGGCATAACAGTTCATTAGTCCTTTTTGATAGATTTTCACTGGAGAATTATAATTCCGTAGTTTTTGCCAAGGCCGGTTCCGGTAAGTCTTATACTACAAAACTTGAAGTTTTGAGGAGCTTAATGTTTGGCACAGAGGTTATTGTTATTGACCCGGAAAGAGAATATGAATATTTAGCCGAGGCTGTTGACGGAAGATATTTCAATATCTCTCTTTCTTCAAAGCATCATATCAACCCATTTGACCTTCCGGTGCCGGCAGAAGGAGAATCTCCGGAAGATGTCTTGCGCTCAAACATCATCAGCTTGGTAGGGCTCTTCAGGATAATGCTCGGAGGGCTTACTCCGGAGGAGGATGCTATCTTAGACAGAGCCATTACAGAGACTTATGCTTCGCGAGATATTACGCCAGAGTCAGATTTTTCTAAAGCGGTGCCACCAATCCTCTCAGAGCTTGAAATGGTGCTTGCGAGTATGGAGGGCGCAGAATCTTTAGCGGAACGTTTGAGTAAATATACTAAGGGGACATGGTCGGGCTTTATAAATCAGCCGACTAATGTGGATATAAATAGGAATTTCGTAGTTTTTTCTATAAGAGATATGGAAGATGAATTAAGGCCGGTTGCTATGTATTTGATAACTCACTTTATTTGGAATGCCATTAGAAAGAATATTAAGAAAAGACTCCTTGTAATAGACGAGGCGTGGTGGATGATGAAGCATGAAGATACGGCTTCTTTCCTTTTCGGTATCGCTAAGAGGTGCAGGAAATATTATCTTGGACTTGCCACTATCACCCAAGATGTAAACGATTTTCTCAAGTCTCCTTACGGGTTGCCTATCATCACTAACTCTTCTATACAGCTCCTCTTGAAGCAGTCTCCGGCCTCTATAGATATCGTCCAGAAGACTTTCAACCTTACAGATGAAGAGAAATTTCTATTGCTTGAGTCAGATGTCGGGGAGGGGATATTTTTTGCCGGTATGAAGCATGTGGCGATAAAAGTATTGGCTTCTTATACGGAAGATCAGATTATCACTTCAGACCCGGCACAGCTAATGGCGATAAAGAAAGCTAAGGAAGACTTTAATCAAAATTAA